A genomic stretch from Telopea speciosissima isolate NSW1024214 ecotype Mountain lineage chromosome 7, Tspe_v1, whole genome shotgun sequence includes:
- the LOC122669533 gene encoding RPM1-interacting protein 4-like: MAQRSHVPKFGNWESGDVPYTAYFDKASKSRSGAKMINPNDPKKNASSDDKHPVRAAAVKTGAEPDATVIPGATRSKHERRSSREDGDLRRSTVSPARYDNVVRKTGTDSPLQRHGDSRRTGQQNGGSSVEQSPIHPHHQARVSGKGSGVSTPSWERKGSSEHNHGLAPATPGTSRQKPATRADETHDRGAAVPKFGDWNKDPASAGGYTQVFDKVREEKQGGSQKVRVVPTESSHNGQQQNNNDDSTPVCCFAWGRK, translated from the exons CAACGCTCACATGTTCCTAAGTTCGGCAATTGGGAAAGTGGAGATGTCCCATACACAGCCTATTTTGACAAGGCAAGCAAGAGCAGGAGTGGTGCAAAGATGATAAATCCAAATGACCCTAAAAAAAATGCATCTTCTGATGATAAACACCCAGTTCGAGCTGCTGCAGTAAAGACTGGAGCTGAACCTGATGCAACTGTGATACCAGGAGCCACAAGGTCAAAGCACGAGCGCCGATCAAGCAGGGAAGATGGTGACCTTAGGCGATCAACTGTTTCTCCAGCTCGCTATGATAATGTAGTACGGAAAACTGGCACTGATTCACCTCTTCAACGTCATGGTGACTCCAGGAGGACTGGCCAGCAAAATGGTGGTTCAAGTGTTGAACAGTCACCAATCCATCCACACCACCAGGCAAGAGTTTCAGGCAAGGGCAGTGGGGTTTCCACACCCTCCTGGGAAAGAAAAGGTTCATCTGAACATAACCATGGCTTAGCTCCCGCCACCCCTGGAACATCGCGACAGAAACCAGCAACCCGAGCAGATGAAACT CACGATAGAGGAGCTGCTGTACCAAAATTTGGTGACTGGAATAAGGACCCAGCATCGGCTGGCGGTTATACTCAAGTCTTCGATAAAGTGAGGGAGGAGAAGCAGGGTGGGTCACAAAAGGTGCGAGTCGTGCCAACTGAGTCATCTCACAATGGTCAGCAGCAGAATAATAATGATGATTCTACA CCTGTTTGCTGCTTTGCATGGGGCAGAAAATGA